Below is a genomic region from Gemmatimonadota bacterium.
TCCAAGTGGGTCGGAGACGCCAGGCAGGTTGGACATACCGGATGAGTCGAAGACACTCGCCTCGCCGAGCCGGACGTTCACGTTCCAGCCGGCTAGCGACGACTTCAGAGCATCGACGGTCGTGATGCCATCGTGCAGGATGCCCGCTACGAGCGCTGCCGAAGCGTGGCCCTCGATGAAGGCGTCACGGAGGTGTCCACCACCGCGTGCGCGGCGACCCAGCTTCCCGAGTCGAGAACCTCGACGATCGTGGGGCCCGACAGTCCGGGGATGACCCGACGGACTTCGTCGAGCTTGGCGCGCGGCACGTTGGCCATCAGGTATCGCTTCTCCTGTGCACGCAGCACCGACTCGATCGCTGTGGCCAGGTCGTGGATCGCGTCCCGTTTCGCGTGGTGGGTGAGCGATTCCTGTCGAGCGATCAGGTGAGCGGACGAGTTGAGGATCGTGTCGATCTCCCTGAGCCCGTTCACGCGCAGCGTCGAGCCGGTGGAGGTCAGATCCACGATGACGTCCGCTATGCCCAAGTGCGGCGCGATCTCCGTCGAGCCCGAGACCCGCGCGATCTCGATAGGGATGCCGAGCGCCTCGAAGTATCGAGACGCTACACGAGGGAACGACGTGGCGACCCGCGTGCCGGCGGGCAGGTCCGTCGCGCTGGTCGCGATCGAATCGTCGCGTACTGCCACGACCAGCCGACAACGGCCGAAGCCGAGATCGAGCACGTGCTCGACGTTCCGGCCGCTCTCCTCTACGAGGTCGAGGCCCGTGACTCCGAGGTCGGCGGCTCCATCGGCGAGGTACTCCGGGACATCTGCAGCGCGCACGAAGATCGCCTGGAAGTCATCGCCCAGGGACGCCACGAGCGCCCGGTCTACCCTGAACGCGGGTTTGAGGCCAGCTTGCTCGAAGAGTTGAAGCGCGCGCTCGGAGAGGCGCCCTTTGTTCGGCAGCGCGATGCGGATGCGTTGATCTGTTTGAGCTAGAGCCACGGTTCGTCTCCACAAAAAAACCGCGGCCCGTCCGAGACGGGCCGCGGTGGCTTGTTGCTTCCTGGATCTACGTCCTAGGTACGCACCAATCCTCCGCAGCCCGCGAGGGCGGCGTGATGATGATGGTGCGCGACGTGGATCATGTTCTTCATGGTCCGGCAAAGCTGTCCGGGCCCCGAGCGGGCGTCAAGATCTGTTGGGTGTGGACGTCGGTGATATCGTTCGGCATGAACGACCCCATCCGCATTCGCGGAGCTCGCCAGCACAACCTCAAGGGCTTCGACCTGGACATCCCCAGGCGACAGCTCACGGTGATCACCGGTCCGTCCGGGTCTGGTAAGAGCTCGCTCGCGCTCGACACGCTCTTCGCCGAGGGTCAGCGCCGGTATGTGGAGTCACTTTCCACGTATGCCAAGCAGTTTCTCGAGCGGATGGAGAAGCCGGATGTGGATTCCGTGGAGGGCATCTCGCCGGCAGTCGCAATCGAGCAAAAAAACCCGACCAAGTCGAGCCGGTCCACCGTAGGCACCGCGACCGAGGTCTACGACTATCTGCGTCTGCTCTGGTCGCGCGTAGGGCGGACGCACTGTCCCGAGTGCGACCGGCAGGTCCGTCCCGACACCGTCAGCGAAGCCGTCGACCGCGTCTTGGAGCTGCCCGAGGGAACACGCATCCAGGTCACCTTCCCACTTCCGCGGAGCGGGCAGGTCACGCATGCACTCATTGTCTCGAACTTGCGCGCGATGGGTTTCGTGCGTCTGCTCGCAGACGGGACATCGCTGGATATCTCCGGGGGTGACGCCGTCGATGCCGAGATACT
It encodes:
- a CDS encoding ATP phosphoribosyltransferase; protein product: MRIALPNKGRLSERALQLFEQAGLKPAFRVDRALVASLGDDFQAIFVRAADVPEYLADGAADLGVTGLDLVEESGRNVEHVLDLGFGRCRLVVAVRDDSIATSATDLPAGTRVATSFPRVASRYFEALGIPIEIARVSGSTEIAPHLGIADVIVDLTSTGSTLRVNGLREIDTILNSSAHLIARQESLTHHAKRDAIHDLATAIESVLRAQEKRYLMANVPRAKLDEVRRVIPGLSGPTIVEVLDSGSWVAAHAVVDTSVTPSSRATLRQRS